One part of the uncultured Bacteroides sp. genome encodes these proteins:
- a CDS encoding glycosyl hydrolase 53 family protein: protein MKNIKSIIVLFLLFFGASSCGSKEDNEEVIVTPETGNFAKGADVSWITEMEASGKKFYNASGTAMEGMALLKSLGMNAVRLRVWVNPSDGWCNKADLLVKAKRAKNLNMRIMIDFHYSDSWADPGKQTKPAAWTSYNLSELKTAVADHTKDVFNELKSNSITPEWVQVGNETGNGMLWEDGKASVNMKNYAELSNAGYDAVKSVFPNAKVIIHLQNGNDNSLFRWLFDGLKNNGGKWDVIGMSLYPSATNWSTLNAQCLTNMNDMVARYGSEVMVCEVGMSWDSSTACNSFLKDIIAKTKSVSNNKGIGVFYWEPEAYGGWKSYSLGAFDNSGKPTVALNAFND, encoded by the coding sequence ATGAAAAACATTAAATCAATCATTGTATTGTTTCTTTTATTCTTTGGTGCCAGTTCTTGCGGATCAAAGGAAGATAATGAGGAAGTCATTGTTACTCCCGAAACCGGTAATTTTGCCAAAGGAGCCGATGTGAGCTGGATTACCGAAATGGAAGCTTCGGGGAAGAAATTTTATAATGCTTCGGGCACTGCTATGGAAGGTATGGCCTTGCTCAAGAGTCTTGGTATGAATGCTGTGAGATTACGCGTATGGGTAAATCCGTCGGACGGATGGTGTAATAAGGCAGATCTACTGGTTAAGGCTAAGAGAGCAAAGAATCTTAATATGCGAATAATGATTGATTTCCATTACAGTGATTCCTGGGCAGATCCGGGAAAACAAACCAAACCTGCTGCATGGACAAGTTATAACCTTAGTGAACTGAAAACTGCCGTGGCCGATCATACAAAAGATGTATTCAACGAACTGAAATCCAACAGCATTACTCCTGAATGGGTGCAAGTGGGCAATGAAACCGGGAATGGCATGTTGTGGGAAGATGGTAAAGCTTCTGTCAATATGAAGAATTATGCCGAATTATCAAATGCCGGATATGATGCTGTGAAATCTGTTTTCCCGAATGCTAAGGTTATTATTCATCTTCAGAATGGAAATGATAACTCATTATTTCGCTGGCTATTTGACGGCTTGAAGAATAATGGAGGAAAATGGGACGTGATTGGAATGTCTCTTTATCCTTCGGCTACAAACTGGTCTACGCTGAATGCTCAGTGCCTTACTAACATGAATGATATGGTTGCCAGATATGGCTCGGAGGTTATGGTTTGCGAAGTTGGTATGAGCTGGGATTCATCTACAGCTTGTAATTCTTTTCTTAAGGATATTATAGCTAAAACGAAATCGGTAAGCAATAATAAAGGAATAGGAGTCTTCTATTGGGAACCTGAAGCTTATGGAGGTTGGAAAAGCTATAGTCTGGGAGCTTTCGATAACAGTGGAAAACCTACGGTTGCATTGAATGCTTTCAATGATTAA
- a CDS encoding translocation/assembly module TamB domain-containing protein has translation MAIIATEELENILHTELSIGRIDIGLMNRIIIDDVLLKDQSKKEMLKVARLSAKFEIMPLFKGKITIRSVQLFGFNIHLNKKTPKDNINCKFVFDAFASKDTTKKESKLDLRINSILVRRGTFNYDIFSEPQNPGKFNAKHIKLTNILANISLKALSKDSVNASIKRLSLNEQSGFELKKLSLKIAGNSKAAKIENFAIALPQSNIKLAPINISFEDPKAFKNFTEEVSISTRILPSAITLHDISPFVPALKNFRDEINLEMKIDGTVNQFAVSDLKIRANDDLQILAGATFQDLTHPSDAYFLGDIKKLVINRAGMDFLVRNLVKNFSGTPDVLKRLGNMSFRGEVSGYFNDLVTYGTFNTGLGTVKTDIKFSSDKSKGSYNYSGAIKTNEFNLGRLLNNEDKFGKTSLNVDVKGNYIKGLKPTISLKGLIALLEYNGYDYKNIELDGLYKNGGFDGKAAMNDENGNVFMNGRFNLSQKVPTFNLHADIQNIRPNNLHLTNKYKDAKFSLSVDANFTGHSIDDMIGEINVDSFAFVSPEKNYFMSNLNIAAKRINGKKSLELNSEFIKAKVEGNYSYQTIPVSIMKTVERYIPSLLTVNKKYKEPHNDFNFDVQIYNTDILQTVFDIPLNVYKHSSIKGYFNDNDRKLKIDGYFPGIQYKNNYIESGIILCENAEDQFKCQVRASKRMKNSTVNFALVALAQNDKVHTAINWGNNAAQTYSGNFSAVTNFFKTAGEKPILQAKIDIQPTEVILNDTVWNIYPSHVEVDSGRVYVDNFLFKHKDQYLRINGKATKNANDTVKVELKDIGIGYIFQLVNLKSVDLNGKATGMAYASGVMKNPELNTDLFVKDFSFNKGVIGDMNIHGEWDNKSDNGVLVEAKIQEPNLSETNVKGYISPQKKGLDLHFDAHNTNVAFLQEYLKSIASNIKGRASGNVRLFGPFNALNLEGNVFADASFKVNILNANYAFKDSVKITPTEFSGKNIKIHDLEGHNGTATVSVHHEHFKNMNYRLLVDANNMLVYNTKETPDLQFYGTVYGTGNASLVGDSNGINIDVAMKTNRNTNFVYMLTTTTSAVNNQFVTFVDKTPKRKIEEDSTVVADYFLQNMVKEAATSSSDVHLNMSIDATPDATMKIIVDPIANDYIIGKGSGNMRMEYYNKGDIKMFGNYTIDHGTYKFSLQEVIRKDFSINSGSTVTFNGDPLNANLDIKAKYTVNSVSLSDLGSEVPEDLKKSNVKVNCLMDISGNMLHPTVKLGIELPNESEEKQRIVQNVISTEDQINMQTLYLLGIGKFYTPDYATVSQNSNAMTSVLSSTLSGQLNNMLSQVINSSNWNIGVNGSTGTNGWTDMEFEGMLSGQLLNNRLLINGNFGYRDNPTVTTNFVGNFDLEYLLTNEIRMKAYNQSNDRYYTRTTLNTQGLGIMYKKDFDTWNDLLPWNRKKKKSTVLPNDSIPPEPQPKAVPKSKEKRDRQ, from the coding sequence ATGGCGATTATAGCCACAGAAGAATTAGAAAATATTCTCCATACTGAGCTGTCAATAGGACGAATAGATATCGGACTAATGAACAGAATTATCATAGATGATGTATTGCTGAAAGATCAATCGAAAAAAGAGATGCTAAAAGTAGCCCGTCTTTCTGCAAAGTTCGAAATCATGCCGTTATTTAAAGGAAAAATCACTATTCGAAGTGTGCAACTTTTCGGATTCAACATTCATCTCAACAAAAAGACTCCAAAGGACAATATTAACTGCAAATTTGTTTTTGATGCGTTTGCAAGTAAAGACACAACGAAAAAAGAGAGCAAGCTTGATCTACGTATTAATTCAATACTTGTACGTCGTGGTACATTCAATTACGATATATTCTCAGAGCCACAAAATCCAGGGAAATTTAATGCGAAACATATTAAATTAACCAATATATTAGCCAATATATCTCTAAAAGCTCTGAGCAAAGACTCTGTTAATGCTTCCATAAAACGATTGAGTTTGAATGAACAATCGGGATTTGAATTAAAGAAATTATCACTTAAGATTGCAGGAAATAGCAAAGCTGCTAAAATAGAAAACTTTGCTATAGCATTACCTCAGTCAAATATAAAGCTGGCTCCTATCAATATTTCATTTGAAGATCCTAAAGCATTTAAGAACTTTACAGAGGAGGTCTCAATATCCACAAGAATTCTGCCTTCTGCAATTACACTTCATGATATTTCCCCATTTGTTCCGGCGCTCAAAAACTTCAGGGACGAAATAAACCTTGAAATGAAAATTGACGGAACGGTAAATCAGTTTGCTGTGTCTGATTTAAAAATCAGAGCAAATGATGACTTGCAGATCTTAGCCGGGGCTACTTTTCAGGATCTTACACATCCAAGCGATGCATACTTCCTGGGAGATATTAAAAAGCTAGTTATTAATCGTGCAGGAATGGACTTTCTGGTACGTAACCTGGTTAAGAACTTTTCGGGAACTCCTGATGTATTAAAACGACTTGGTAACATGTCATTCAGAGGTGAAGTATCCGGGTATTTTAACGATCTAGTTACCTATGGTACTTTTAACACAGGATTAGGAACTGTAAAGACCGACATAAAATTCAGTTCGGATAAATCTAAAGGAAGTTATAATTACTCTGGAGCTATAAAGACTAATGAATTTAATCTTGGCAGGCTTCTAAACAATGAAGATAAGTTTGGAAAGACATCTTTAAATGTAGATGTTAAAGGTAATTATATCAAAGGTTTAAAACCAACTATTTCATTGAAAGGATTAATTGCCTTATTGGAATATAACGGTTATGATTATAAGAATATTGAGCTCGATGGATTGTACAAAAACGGAGGATTCGACGGTAAAGCTGCTATGAACGATGAAAATGGAAACGTCTTTATGAATGGTCGATTTAATCTGTCTCAAAAGGTTCCTACATTTAATCTTCACGCAGACATCCAGAATATACGTCCAAACAATCTTCACCTGACAAACAAATATAAGGATGCTAAATTCTCTTTGAGTGTTGATGCAAACTTTACAGGGCATTCAATCGATGATATGATAGGAGAAATCAACGTGGATAGTTTTGCCTTTGTCAGCCCTGAAAAAAATTACTTTATGAGCAATCTAAATATTGCTGCCAAAAGAATTAATGGAAAGAAAAGTCTGGAACTGAATTCAGAATTTATAAAAGCAAAGGTTGAAGGTAACTACTCATATCAAACTATTCCTGTGAGCATAATGAAAACTGTGGAAAGATACATTCCATCTCTGCTTACCGTAAACAAGAAATACAAAGAACCTCATAACGATTTTAATTTTGATGTTCAGATATACAATACAGATATTCTGCAAACAGTTTTTGATATTCCTTTAAATGTATACAAACACAGTTCTATTAAAGGTTATTTTAATGACAATGACAGAAAATTGAAGATAGATGGATATTTCCCGGGAATACAATATAAGAACAACTACATTGAATCTGGAATTATCCTTTGCGAAAACGCAGAAGATCAGTTTAAGTGCCAGGTTAGAGCTAGCAAAAGAATGAAAAACTCTACTGTTAACTTTGCATTGGTGGCTTTGGCTCAGAACGATAAAGTTCACACAGCCATTAACTGGGGAAATAATGCTGCTCAGACCTATAGCGGTAATTTCTCAGCTGTTACCAACTTCTTTAAAACTGCCGGAGAAAAGCCTATTCTACAAGCTAAGATTGATATACAGCCAACAGAAGTTATCCTGAACGATACAGTCTGGAACATTTATCCTTCACACGTAGAAGTTGATTCTGGACGAGTATATGTAGATAATTTCCTGTTCAAGCATAAAGATCAGTACCTGCGTATCAATGGTAAAGCTACCAAGAATGCTAATGACACAGTTAAAGTAGAACTGAAAGATATCGGTATTGGCTATATTTTTCAGCTTGTAAATTTAAAATCGGTTGACCTCAACGGTAAAGCCACCGGTATGGCATACGCCAGTGGAGTAATGAAAAACCCGGAACTGAATACAGATCTTTTCGTAAAGGACTTCTCTTTCAATAAGGGGGTAATTGGTGATATGAATATCCACGGAGAATGGGATAATAAATCTGATAACGGAGTTCTTGTTGAAGCTAAAATTCAAGAGCCAAACCTATCCGAGACTAATGTGAAAGGATATATTTCACCACAAAAGAAGGGGCTCGATTTGCATTTCGATGCTCACAACACCAATGTGGCATTCCTGCAAGAATATCTGAAAAGCATCGCTTCTAATATCAAAGGCCGTGCTTCGGGAAATGTGAGATTATTCGGACCGTTTAATGCACTGAATCTGGAAGGCAATGTCTTTGCCGATGCATCTTTCAAGGTTAATATTCTGAATGCCAACTATGCATTTAAAGATTCGGTAAAAATTACTCCTACCGAGTTTTCCGGTAAGAATATTAAGATTCACGATTTGGAAGGGCATAACGGGACCGCTACTGTATCTGTACACCACGAGCATTTCAAAAATATGAATTACCGACTGCTGGTAGATGCAAATAACATGTTGGTATACAACACCAAGGAGACACCCGATTTACAGTTCTATGGTACTGTATACGGCACCGGTAATGCTTCTTTAGTTGGAGATAGTAATGGAATTAACATTGACGTTGCTATGAAGACTAACAGAAATACAAACTTCGTTTATATGTTGACTACCACAACTTCGGCAGTTAATAATCAGTTTGTTACGTTCGTAGATAAGACTCCAAAACGTAAAATTGAAGAAGATTCCACTGTAGTTGCTGATTATTTCCTTCAAAACATGGTGAAAGAGGCAGCAACATCTTCATCTGATGTTCACTTGAATATGTCAATTGATGCCACACCAGATGCAACTATGAAGATTATTGTTGATCCTATTGCAAACGACTATATTATTGGTAAAGGATCGGGAAATATGCGGATGGAGTACTACAACAAGGGGGATATAAAAATGTTTGGTAACTACACTATAGATCACGGAACATACAAATTCAGTCTACAGGAAGTTATTCGTAAAGATTTCAGTATCAATTCGGGCAGTACAGTCACCTTTAATGGAGATCCATTAAATGCAAATCTTGATATAAAAGCCAAATATACTGTAAACTCAGTATCTTTAAGTGATCTAGGCTCAGAAGTTCCCGAAGATCTTAAAAAATCAAACGTGAAGGTGAACTGTTTAATGGATATCAGTGGTAATATGCTGCATCCTACAGTGAAGCTTGGCATTGAATTACCAAATGAGAGTGAAGAAAAGCAACGTATTGTGCAGAACGTAATCAGTACTGAAGACCAGATAAACATGCAAACGCTCTACTTATTGGGTATTGGTAAATTCTATACTCCGGATTATGCAACAGTTTCTCAGAATTCAAATGCAATGACTTCGGTATTATCTTCTACCCTTTCCGGACAGCTTAATAATATGTTGTCTCAGGTTATCAATAGTAGCAACTGGAACATTGGTGTTAATGGTAGCACAGGAACTAATGGGTGGACTGATATGGAATTTGAAGGAATGCTTTCAGGACAACTTCTAAATAACCGTCTGTTGATTAACGGTAACTTCGGATATCGTGATAATCCTACTGTTACAACCAATTTTGTGGGGAACTTTGATTTGGAATATCTGCTTACCAATGAGATTCGTATGAAAGCTTACAACCAGTCGAACGACCGTTATTATACACGCACCACATTAAATACTCAGGGGCTTGGTATCATGTATAAAAAAGATTTTGATACATGGAACGATTTATTGCCTTGGAACCGTAAAAAGAAAAAAAGTACTGTTCTGCCTAATGATTCCATTCCTCCTGAACCACAACCAAAGGCTGTTCCTAAGTCGAAAGAAAAACGAGATCGACAATAG
- a CDS encoding response regulator transcription factor, with the protein MKTKPAILIYGPDCDSTQLLKKSLEQEAVEVKLCSDIEHAYSYYHDENPIICILHEFSSQESCFPLAKRMLDLSRKTYLIFIFKQDKMINFRLGYQLGADDCLMIPYDIDELKLRLKAMVRRQIEKSHKPVMQFTLGKYIFDAQKGVLCINDSRIHLTSREADLLLLLCRRMNKTVSKDDALKTVWSDGDMITPHSRILSIYIFKLRQIFKNDPSVQIVTLHREGYKLMVNQPIIIPDVISYQYFRV; encoded by the coding sequence ATGAAAACGAAACCTGCAATACTTATTTATGGTCCTGATTGTGACTCAACGCAACTGTTGAAAAAGTCTTTAGAACAAGAAGCTGTTGAAGTAAAACTTTGTTCTGATATAGAACATGCATATAGTTATTATCACGATGAGAACCCCATTATTTGTATTTTACATGAGTTTTCTTCCCAGGAAAGCTGTTTTCCTTTGGCGAAAAGAATGTTGGATTTATCCAGAAAAACTTATCTTATTTTTATTTTCAAACAAGACAAAATGATTAATTTCAGACTTGGATACCAGCTAGGTGCTGATGACTGTTTAATGATTCCGTATGATATAGACGAGCTGAAACTTAGGCTTAAGGCAATGGTAAGAAGGCAGATTGAGAAAAGCCATAAACCCGTGATGCAGTTTACTTTAGGAAAGTATATCTTCGATGCTCAGAAAGGCGTATTATGTATTAATGATTCCAGAATTCATCTTACTTCTCGTGAAGCCGATTTGTTGCTTCTTTTATGTAGAAGAATGAATAAAACAGTATCAAAGGATGATGCTTTGAAAACTGTATGGAGTGATGGAGATATGATTACTCCGCATTCTCGCATTCTTTCGATTTATATTTTTAAACTAAGACAAATATTTAAAAATGATCCTTCTGTTCAGATTGTTACACTGCATAGGGAAGGGTATAAATTAATGGTAAACCAACCAATAATAATTCCTGATGTAATATCATACCAATATTTTAGGGTATGA
- the map gene encoding type I methionyl aminopeptidase has translation MSLKRIKNNWHLIKGEPLTELDKKVLYHQSRGNLVPKRKLIKTPEQIEGIRKSGVINTGVLDLVAEKIHVGMSTAEIDKLVYDYTIAHGAIPADLNYEGYPKSVCTSINDVVCHGIPTEEEILKDGDIVNVDVSTIYNGYFSDASRMFMIGEVKPEVKKLVQVTKECLEIGVEKAKPWGFLGDIGAAIQRHAEKNGYSVVRDFCGHGIGLKFHEEPDVEHYGKKGKGMLLVPGMVFTIEPMVNMGTYDIFIDEADEWTVCTEDGLPSAQWEHTLVITETGAEILTY, from the coding sequence ATGTCATTAAAAAGGATAAAAAATAATTGGCACCTCATAAAAGGCGAACCACTTACAGAATTGGATAAAAAGGTTTTATATCATCAAAGTAGAGGTAATCTGGTGCCAAAACGCAAATTAATTAAAACTCCCGAACAGATTGAAGGAATACGTAAAAGTGGTGTAATCAATACTGGCGTACTTGATTTAGTAGCAGAAAAGATTCATGTGGGAATGTCAACAGCTGAAATTGACAAGCTGGTGTATGATTATACTATCGCACATGGAGCAATACCTGCCGATTTAAATTATGAAGGATATCCAAAAAGTGTTTGTACATCAATCAACGATGTTGTGTGTCATGGAATTCCTACTGAAGAGGAAATTCTTAAGGATGGAGATATTGTTAATGTAGATGTTTCTACCATTTATAATGGTTATTTCTCAGATGCTTCCAGAATGTTTATGATTGGTGAAGTGAAGCCTGAAGTAAAGAAGCTGGTACAAGTTACCAAAGAATGTTTGGAAATAGGAGTAGAAAAAGCAAAGCCATGGGGTTTTTTAGGTGATATAGGCGCTGCTATACAACGACATGCTGAAAAGAATGGTTATTCAGTTGTCAGAGATTTCTGTGGACACGGTATAGGGCTGAAATTTCATGAAGAACCGGATGTGGAGCATTATGGCAAAAAAGGAAAAGGTATGCTTTTAGTACCAGGGATGGTCTTTACGATTGAGCCCATGGTTAACATGGGGACTTATGACATCTTTATTGATGAAGCAGATGAGTGGACTGTTTGTACGGAAGACGGACTTCCTTCAGCGCAATGGGAACATACATTGGTTATCACTGAAACGGGGGCTGAAATCCTGACTTATTAG
- the ltrA gene encoding group II intron reverse transcriptase/maturase, with amino-acid sequence MEAFQRVKANHGSAGIDGISISDFEKNLKDNLYKIWNRMSSGCYFPPSVKLVEIPKPNGDKRPLGVPTVGDRVAQMAAVMIIEPQIEPCFHEDSYAYRPKRSAHDAIAKARERCWKYDWVLDMDISKFFDTIDHELLMKAVRLHTDSQWVLLYIERWLKVPYELKDSSRIERDKGVPQGSVVGPVLANLFLHYVFDMWMSKYYPHIPFERYADDTICHCSTKAQAEALKISVQQRFAECKLALNEDKTRIVYCKDNRRKEKHEVISFDFLGYTFRPRKAIDKKGVPFTGYLPAISNKSISGIREKIRSWKLKRHTFHTLEMLADYINPVLRGWISYYGKFYPTRLKWLLEEVNGHLARWVMAKYKRYRRKLSRAYDWLGNISERERNLFYHWQWGVKPPSNIRKSLKV; translated from the coding sequence ATGGAAGCTTTCCAAAGAGTGAAAGCAAACCATGGGAGTGCGGGAATAGATGGTATATCGATTAGTGATTTTGAGAAGAATCTCAAAGACAATCTTTATAAAATCTGGAACCGCATGAGTTCGGGCTGTTACTTTCCTCCGTCGGTGAAACTGGTAGAAATACCAAAGCCGAATGGAGACAAGCGTCCGTTAGGTGTACCAACCGTTGGAGACAGAGTCGCTCAAATGGCAGCTGTTATGATTATCGAGCCCCAAATAGAGCCTTGTTTCCATGAGGATTCTTATGCTTATCGGCCAAAGCGTTCCGCACACGATGCTATAGCCAAAGCTCGTGAGCGCTGCTGGAAGTATGACTGGGTGTTGGACATGGATATCAGCAAGTTTTTTGATACGATTGACCATGAGTTATTGATGAAAGCTGTTAGATTACACACGGATTCTCAGTGGGTGCTGCTTTACATTGAACGCTGGTTGAAAGTGCCTTATGAACTTAAAGATAGTAGTCGGATAGAGAGAGACAAAGGTGTTCCTCAAGGTTCAGTTGTCGGTCCTGTTCTAGCCAACTTATTTCTGCATTATGTCTTCGATATGTGGATGAGCAAGTATTATCCTCACATACCTTTTGAACGTTATGCGGATGATACTATCTGCCATTGTTCTACAAAAGCCCAGGCCGAAGCACTGAAAATCTCCGTTCAACAAAGATTTGCCGAATGCAAATTAGCCTTGAATGAAGATAAAACAAGGATTGTTTACTGTAAAGACAATCGTAGGAAAGAAAAACACGAAGTTATTTCGTTTGATTTCCTTGGATATACTTTTCGCCCCCGAAAAGCGATAGATAAGAAAGGGGTGCCCTTTACAGGTTATTTACCTGCAATCAGTAATAAGTCAATCAGTGGTATCCGTGAAAAGATTCGGAGCTGGAAACTTAAAAGGCATACGTTTCATACACTGGAGATGTTGGCTGACTATATAAATCCTGTGCTTCGGGGATGGATAAGCTACTATGGTAAATTTTATCCCACCCGACTTAAATGGTTATTAGAAGAAGTAAATGGGCACTTAGCCCGATGGGTAATGGCCAAATATAAGCGTTATCGTAGGAAACTATCCCGCGCTTATGACTGGTTGGGTAATATCTCCGAAAGGGAGAGAAATCTATTTTACCATTGGCAGTGGGGCGTAAAGCCTCCTTCTAATATACGGAAATCTCTTAAAGTTTGA
- the tsaD gene encoding tRNA (adenosine(37)-N6)-threonylcarbamoyltransferase complex transferase subunit TsaD, whose amino-acid sequence MSTIILGIESSCDDTSAAVIKDGVLLSNVVASQAVHESYGGVVPELASRAHQQNIVPVVNEALKRANVTKEELSAVAFTRGPGLMGSLLVGVSFSKGFARSLNIPMVDVNHLNGHVLAHFIKEKDEATEHPNFPFLCLLVSGGNSQIILVKAYNDMMVLGQTIDDAAGEAIDKCSKVMGLGYPGGPIIDRLARQGNPKAFAFNKPQIPGYDYSFSGLKTSFLYSLRDYLKEDPDFIEHHKNDLAASLEATVVDILMSKLRKVAKDYKIKEVAIAGGVSANNGLRNAFREHAEKYGWKIYIPKFSYTTDNAAMIAITGYYKYLDKDFCPMDLPAFSRVTM is encoded by the coding sequence ATGAGTACAATTATATTAGGAATAGAATCATCTTGTGATGATACTTCTGCTGCAGTTATCAAAGATGGGGTGCTGTTGTCGAATGTTGTAGCTAGTCAGGCTGTACATGAATCGTATGGCGGGGTAGTACCCGAATTAGCTTCAAGAGCGCATCAACAAAATATTGTCCCTGTAGTTAATGAAGCTTTGAAAAGAGCGAATGTAACTAAAGAAGAGCTGAGTGCTGTTGCTTTTACGCGTGGTCCAGGTTTGATGGGCTCATTGTTGGTTGGAGTTTCTTTTTCAAAAGGATTTGCCCGTTCTTTAAATATTCCAATGGTGGATGTTAATCACTTGAATGGACATGTTTTAGCTCATTTTATTAAAGAAAAAGATGAAGCTACGGAACATCCTAATTTTCCATTTCTTTGCTTGCTTGTATCCGGAGGTAACTCTCAGATTATATTGGTAAAAGCATACAATGATATGATGGTTCTTGGTCAGACAATTGACGACGCTGCAGGTGAAGCTATTGATAAATGTTCTAAAGTGATGGGACTTGGTTATCCGGGTGGACCAATTATTGACAGATTGGCACGTCAGGGAAATCCAAAGGCTTTCGCTTTTAATAAACCTCAGATCCCCGGCTATGATTATAGTTTTAGTGGATTAAAGACTTCTTTCTTATACTCTTTACGCGACTATCTGAAAGAAGATCCTGATTTTATAGAGCATCATAAAAATGATTTGGCAGCTTCTCTGGAAGCAACAGTTGTTGATATTCTGATGAGTAAGCTTCGCAAGGTTGCAAAGGATTATAAAATTAAAGAAGTGGCAATAGCTGGCGGAGTGTCTGCGAACAACGGACTCCGTAATGCTTTTCGTGAACATGCTGAAAAATATGGCTGGAAGATTTATATTCCTAAATTTAGCTACACTACTGATAATGCGGCAATGATTGCTATAACAGGATATTATAAATATTTAGATAAAGACTTTTGCCCGATGGATTTACCAGCCTTTTCAAGGGTAACAATGTAA
- a CDS encoding CinA family nicotinamide mononucleotide deamidase-related protein produces the protein MFVEIITVGDELLIGQVVDTNSAWMGKALNNVGFEVIRVTSVRDREDEITGAVDSAMKRADVVLMTGGLGPTKDDITKHTLCKYFGTELVFSEEVFENIKRILANRITLNPLNQAQALVPKDCTVINNKVGTASVSWFEKDGKILVSMPGVPQEMKFNMTEEIIPRLCARFEMKAIVHKTYSVKNYPESALAIALTDWENNLPECIKLAYLPKSGIVRLRLTGRGDNEDEIRAVVLAEGAKLYDILGENILDENDSPLEEIIGEMLQDKNLTFATAESCTGGNIAAKITSVPGCSAYFKGSIVAYANEVKHELLQVSNETLEKFGAVSEEVVKEMVIGAMNALKTDCAVAVSGIAGPDGGTEEKPVGTVWIAAAHGKTILTSKQVVDFGRDLNVERATNNALLLLQKLLK, from the coding sequence ATGTTTGTAGAAATTATTACAGTAGGTGACGAGTTGCTTATTGGACAGGTTGTTGATACGAACTCTGCCTGGATGGGAAAAGCACTCAATAATGTTGGATTTGAAGTAATTCGTGTTACTTCAGTAAGAGATAGAGAGGATGAAATTACGGGTGCTGTAGATTCTGCGATGAAAAGGGCTGATGTTGTTTTAATGACTGGTGGATTGGGCCCAACTAAAGATGATATAACCAAACATACTCTATGTAAATACTTTGGTACAGAGCTTGTATTTAGTGAAGAAGTTTTTGAAAATATAAAAAGAATTCTGGCAAACAGAATAACCCTGAACCCTTTGAATCAGGCTCAGGCATTGGTTCCTAAAGATTGTACGGTGATAAACAATAAAGTAGGAACGGCTTCTGTCAGTTGGTTCGAAAAGGATGGAAAGATTTTAGTTTCCATGCCTGGTGTACCTCAGGAAATGAAATTTAATATGACTGAGGAGATTATTCCAAGACTTTGTGCTCGCTTTGAAATGAAAGCCATTGTTCATAAAACCTATTCAGTGAAAAACTACCCTGAATCTGCACTGGCTATTGCTTTGACTGATTGGGAGAATAATTTGCCAGAGTGTATTAAGTTGGCTTATTTGCCAAAATCGGGTATTGTTCGTTTGCGACTGACCGGAAGAGGGGATAATGAAGATGAAATAAGGGCTGTAGTGCTTGCAGAGGGGGCAAAACTCTATGATATTCTTGGAGAGAATATACTTGATGAAAATGACTCTCCGTTAGAAGAGATTATTGGAGAGATGCTTCAGGATAAGAATCTGACTTTCGCTACAGCGGAAAGTTGTACCGGAGGGAATATTGCTGCTAAAATTACATCAGTTCCCGGATGTTCTGCTTACTTTAAAGGTAGTATTGTAGCATATGCTAATGAGGTTAAGCATGAACTACTTCAGGTTTCCAATGAAACTTTAGAAAAGTTTGGAGCGGTAAGCGAAGAAGTTGTAAAAGAAATGGTAATTGGCGCGATGAATGCGCTAAAAACAGACTGTGCAGTTGCTGTTTCTGGGATTGCAGGGCCTGATGGAGGAACAGAAGAAAAGCCGGTTGGGACTGTTTGGATTGCTGCTGCCCATGGGAAAACAATTCTGACTTCGAAACAAGTTGTTGATTTTGGGAGAGATCTGAATGTGGAACGTGCAACAAACAATGCTCTTTTATTACTCCAAAAACTTCTAAAATGA